The segment AGAAGTGCACGTCCTCGACGACGAGGCCGTGCGCGCCCATGCGCGTGAAGGTCGCGCCTTCGACGCGGACGGTGCGCCCCGTCGCGGGGATGCCGAAGAGCGAACCGCGGTGCGTGCCGGTCATGACCCAGCGGTCGGCATGCCGCTCGCCGTCGACCACGAGCGAGAGCCGCTCGAGGTGGAAGTCGGGGAACGCTTCGAGCAGCGCGGCGGCGCGCTCGCGGATCGCCGCGCGGCCCTGGATCTCGCCGCGTCCCACCTCGCGCACGATGGCGTCGTCGGCGAAGACGGCCGCCACGGCGTCCGGGTCGTGCGCGTTCCAGGCGACGTACGTCGCCTCGTTCACCTCGTGCGTGCGTGCGCGGAGATCGCCGGCCATGGCGCTCCGTACGCTCGCTCGCCCCCCTCGAGCAAGGGGGCGCGAAGCGCTCAGAGGCGCTGCCAGATGAAGAGGACGACGAGGGCTCCCACGACCGACATCGCGAACCCCGCCGGGTGGAAGGTGGCGCCCTCCGGCGGCTTCGAGATGAGCCCGCCGATGAAGCCGCCCACGAGCGAGCCGGCGATGCCGACCACGCTGGTCGCGAGGAATCCCATCTGATCGGCGCCCGGCATGATGGCGCGGGCGACGAGCCCGATCACGAACCCCACGATCACGGACCAGATCAACGATCCGATGCCCATGGTTCCCCCTTTGTGGAGCGTGTGCGCCCCTCCTGCCGGAGAAGGGGGCGCGGTGTCAATGCGCGGCCA is part of the Candidatus Eisenbacteria bacterium genome and harbors:
- a CDS encoding ester cyclase — translated: MAGDLRARTHEVNEATYVAWNAHDPDAVAAVFADDAIVREVGRGEIQGRAAIRERAAALLEAFPDFHLERLSLVVDGERHADRWVMTGTHRGSLFGIPATGRTVRVEGATFTRMGAHGLVVEDVHFSDFAGLLAQLGIG
- a CDS encoding GlsB/YeaQ/YmgE family stress response membrane protein, encoding MGIGSLIWSVIVGFVIGLVARAIMPGADQMGFLATSVVGIAGSLVGGFIGGLISKPPEGATFHPAGFAMSVVGALVVLFIWQRL